The following nucleotide sequence is from Pseudomonadota bacterium.
CGCATAATCTTCCGACGATTAACAGACGAACCATTCGAAAGGAGACGGTGTGGCAAAACTTCCGATTCGGCTCAAGCGCAATACTGACGAGCCACTCAAGGCGCAAGTGGTGCGGCAGATAAGCGATTTCATCAAGAGCGGTACGCTTAAACCCGGCGCGTCGCTGCCCTCGACCCACTCGCTCGGTGAGCAACTCGGTATCAGCCGGGAAACGGTGAGACGGGCTTATGTGCAGCTTCGGGAAGCGAAGCTAATAGAGCGTGAGGAAAAGCTCGGGTACCAGGTGCGGGGGAGCAACGCGAGATCGGCCCCGGCGGTCAAAACGCCCCCGGCAACGAAAGCGCATCCGGTCTCAACAGCGACTCGGTCTCGCGCGGCAAAAAGAGCATCGGCGGCGCAGCGCACCTAGTCTCGAACGCCTGGCCGGTGCGATCGCATCGGGGATCCTGAAGGTGCCGATCCGCTGGCAGGGCTATCGAATCAATTGTGCTCGATGGGGTCTGGTTATGAGGTATCCCGACAGGTCCAGTTAACGGCAGTACAGCCCATCCGGCAGATTGTGTGTTCCCCGTATTTTCAGCTTGGCTAGGCTTGCATTCCAAGTAATAGGGATACTGCTAAAGCCGCCCGGTTTATGAGACGGGCTTTTTAAACTACGATAACCGGGTGGCAGCGACTGTAACCACTGTAGCCGCTTTAACAGGCTACCAGCGCCCCCCGCCCAGATCGTAGATGGCGTCCATCACTATCCCGGTGCCTATCGCTATTATCAGAATATCCGAGGCGACCTGTACAAAGCGATAACCCGGAGGAGGATAGCCGATATTCATAACGACAGTTGGAGGCAAGTCATAAAAAACAACATCTCGCGGCAACGGTCTGCCTATACCCCATTTTTTCGCCTGTCCGGGCGGCATGCAGCCGTTATGTTTCTTGGCTAGACCCGGAGGGCAGTGGCCGCTACGGTATTGATCGTGATAATAATCGTGAATGACCGTCCGGTGGTGGTCTATGAAAAACCTGCCCCCGCTGTAGGATGACC
It contains:
- a CDS encoding winged helix-turn-helix domain-containing protein, which encodes MAKLPIRLKRNTDEPLKAQVVRQISDFIKSGTLKPGASLPSTHSLGEQLGISRETVRRAYVQLREAKLIEREEKLGYQVRGSNARSAPAVKTPPATKAHPVSTATRSRAAKRASAAQRT